Proteins from a single region of Longimicrobiales bacterium:
- the hemW gene encoding radical SAM family heme chaperone HemW: MATETSFLYVHAPFCARRCNYCDFAVHVSRTGDVQAWQSAIAGELAAVENEGLFRLSDELDTLYVGGGTPSLLGAEAMKRLAEVVGPHRLEADGLEWTSEANPESLTLELAKAWRAAGVNRLSLGTQTFHEPTLKWMGRLHGSEGATQSVKTAKAAGLSNLSIDLIFGLPQRLDRDWGSDLDQALAMDVPHVSLYGLTVESGTPLGRAVAEGRETPIDEERYRDEYLLAAEVLTAAGYEHYEVSNFARPGRRSLHNTAYWDGSAYLGLGNGAHSYAHPVRKWNERDWPIYVVKAVAGTSPEADRERIGEAEQRLETYWLGLRTDAGLSVDGLAPAQQALVASWAARGWTKRVEPTVALNAEGWLLLDRLAVELDEAATG; this comes from the coding sequence ATGGCTACCGAGACCTCGTTTCTGTATGTACACGCGCCGTTCTGCGCGCGCCGCTGCAACTACTGTGACTTCGCCGTTCACGTGAGCCGGACTGGGGACGTCCAAGCGTGGCAGTCTGCGATCGCGGGTGAACTGGCAGCGGTGGAGAACGAGGGGTTGTTTCGACTCTCGGACGAACTGGACACGCTCTACGTTGGAGGAGGTACTCCGTCCCTGCTCGGGGCGGAGGCGATGAAGCGGCTGGCCGAAGTGGTCGGGCCACATCGGTTGGAGGCGGATGGGCTCGAGTGGACGTCCGAGGCCAACCCCGAGAGCCTCACACTCGAACTCGCAAAGGCATGGCGGGCCGCTGGTGTGAACCGGTTGAGTCTCGGGACGCAGACCTTCCATGAGCCGACGCTCAAGTGGATGGGGCGGCTTCACGGATCCGAGGGTGCCACTCAGTCTGTGAAGACGGCCAAAGCTGCCGGATTGTCGAACCTGAGCATCGATCTGATTTTTGGACTGCCCCAGCGGCTTGACCGTGACTGGGGTTCTGACTTGGATCAAGCACTGGCGATGGATGTCCCCCATGTGAGTCTCTACGGACTGACCGTCGAGTCTGGAACGCCGCTCGGGAGGGCCGTGGCCGAGGGCCGGGAGACACCCATCGACGAAGAGCGATACCGAGATGAGTACCTGCTTGCGGCCGAGGTGCTCACCGCGGCGGGCTACGAACACTACGAAGTCTCGAACTTCGCGCGGCCGGGGCGCCGGTCCCTGCACAACACCGCCTATTGGGACGGGTCGGCATACCTCGGCCTGGGTAACGGAGCGCATTCTTATGCTCACCCGGTGCGGAAATGGAACGAGCGCGACTGGCCGATCTATGTCGTGAAGGCCGTGGCTGGGACCTCGCCTGAGGCCGATCGTGAGCGAATTGGAGAGGCTGAACAGCGGCTCGAAACGTATTGGCTTGGGTTGAGGACGGATGCCGGACTCTCGGTCGACGGGCTCGCGCCGGCGCAGCAGGCGCTTGTCGCCAGTTGGGCTGCCCGAGGGTGGACAAAGCGCGTAGAGCCAACGGTGGCGCTCAATGCAGAGGGTTGGCTGCTCCTGGATCGGCTTGCAGTCGAACTCGATGAGGCGGCCACGGGTTGA
- the dprA gene encoding DNA-processing protein DprA, whose protein sequence is MDPLSRAGDLQEVRALLRLDAMPDLGLRTILRLVEEFGSGRRALSAPASVFDQVCGRRLSGGRWDPALADRVDAGLQEAARFGMTVRSWRHPRYPEAFHHLADPPPVLFLRGDESLLSAPAVTIVGARRVTERGRDVAHRLGAALARADVTVVSGMALGVDGAAHRGALAAGGKTVAVLGRGADRAYPRSHTSLFKDILKTGLIMSEFLPGTPALPHHFPRRNRLLAGLGHTVVVVEAAKRSGSLITVEHALDLGLDVYAVPGPIEEPNCEGSNALLGDGALPLLSIQDFVGPFASQGTPSEPEPLDLDETQGRIYDGLQGQPLHVDVVAAQAGIPIPEALAVLAALEILGFVEQSPGLRFRRAA, encoded by the coding sequence GTGGACCCCCTGAGCCGGGCCGGCGATCTGCAAGAGGTGCGCGCCCTTCTTCGTTTGGACGCGATGCCCGACCTGGGCCTACGCACGATCCTTCGGCTTGTAGAAGAGTTCGGGTCCGGCCGCCGTGCCCTGTCTGCACCGGCGAGTGTCTTCGACCAGGTCTGTGGACGAAGGCTCTCCGGAGGACGATGGGATCCAGCCCTCGCGGATCGTGTCGATGCCGGACTGCAAGAGGCGGCGCGTTTTGGGATGACCGTCCGTTCGTGGCGGCACCCTAGGTATCCTGAAGCCTTCCATCACCTCGCCGACCCTCCGCCCGTTCTGTTTCTCCGTGGGGACGAGTCGCTGCTTTCGGCACCTGCTGTCACGATCGTCGGAGCGCGGAGGGTCACCGAGCGCGGACGCGATGTGGCGCATCGGTTAGGTGCCGCCCTGGCTCGGGCGGACGTCACCGTAGTCTCTGGAATGGCCCTTGGGGTAGATGGGGCGGCGCATCGGGGTGCTTTGGCCGCGGGTGGGAAGACCGTCGCCGTGCTGGGCCGAGGTGCCGACCGAGCCTACCCGCGCTCCCACACATCACTCTTCAAGGACATCCTGAAGACGGGACTCATAATGTCGGAGTTTCTCCCCGGGACGCCCGCGCTGCCGCATCACTTTCCTCGACGGAACCGACTGCTGGCCGGACTCGGACACACAGTGGTGGTCGTGGAGGCCGCCAAGCGTAGCGGTTCGCTCATTACCGTGGAGCACGCGCTCGACTTGGGGCTGGATGTTTACGCCGTCCCGGGGCCGATCGAAGAGCCGAATTGTGAGGGGAGTAATGCTCTCTTGGGGGACGGCGCGCTCCCGCTCCTCTCGATTCAGGACTTCGTGGGTCCCTTCGCGAGTCAGGGCACTCCGTCGGAACCGGAGCCCCTGGACCTCGATGAGACGCAGGGCCGAATCTACGACGGACTACAAGGCCAGCCCCTGCATGTGGACGTGGTAGCGGCTCAGGCCGGAATCCCCATCCCCGAAGCACTCGCGGTTCTCGCTGCCTTGGAGATCCTGGGTTTCGTAGAACAGAGTCCCGGCCTTCGCTTTCGTCGCGCTGCCTAG
- the obgE gene encoding GTPase ObgE: MFVDRSVIEIKAGTGGSGSEAMRRERGVPRGGPAGGDGGKGGDVILLVDDQLTTLLDYSYRRHYKADRGMHGEGKSKTGRSGEDLVLRVPPGTLVYDADTDEYIGELLEPSAQVVVAKGGRGGRGNTHFKTATQQTPRRWEAGEEGEERRLRLELKLIADVGLVGEPNAGKSTFLAAVTAARPKVADYPFTTLAPNLGVVQLSGFRSFVIADIPGIIEGAHEGKGLGHQFLRHIERTRTLALMVPLDSEDVQAEFDALRSELEAYSAELARTPFCLILTKTDLLGPDDELPEIDVGDAWAVLSVSSVARRGLDELLDALWTQSRLAEAADRVDDDEEWWTP, encoded by the coding sequence GTGTTCGTCGACCGTTCCGTAATTGAGATCAAGGCCGGGACCGGAGGTTCGGGTTCGGAGGCCATGCGCCGTGAACGCGGAGTGCCACGTGGCGGCCCAGCGGGTGGTGACGGCGGGAAGGGCGGCGACGTCATCCTGCTAGTGGACGACCAACTCACGACTCTTCTCGACTACTCGTACCGACGACACTACAAAGCGGATCGTGGCATGCACGGCGAGGGGAAGAGCAAGACCGGAAGGTCCGGCGAAGACTTGGTGCTGCGAGTACCTCCCGGGACACTCGTTTACGACGCTGATACCGACGAGTACATCGGTGAACTGCTCGAACCGAGCGCACAGGTCGTGGTAGCCAAAGGGGGGCGAGGCGGTCGAGGGAACACCCACTTCAAGACAGCGACCCAACAGACCCCGCGCAGATGGGAGGCAGGGGAGGAGGGTGAGGAGCGCCGACTTCGCCTGGAACTCAAGCTCATCGCAGACGTCGGACTCGTCGGAGAGCCGAACGCCGGTAAGTCGACCTTTCTGGCCGCTGTGACGGCGGCTCGGCCCAAGGTCGCCGATTATCCGTTCACGACCTTGGCGCCAAATCTCGGGGTCGTGCAACTCAGTGGCTTCCGATCGTTTGTGATTGCGGACATTCCCGGGATCATCGAGGGTGCTCACGAAGGAAAGGGTCTTGGGCATCAGTTCCTTCGCCACATCGAACGGACGCGGACGCTCGCTTTGATGGTCCCGCTGGACTCAGAGGACGTACAGGCCGAGTTCGATGCGCTACGCTCGGAACTCGAGGCTTATTCCGCCGAACTCGCACGCACACCGTTCTGTCTGATCTTGACCAAGACCGACCTGCTCGGTCCGGACGATGAGTTGCCAGAGATCGACGTCGGAGACGCTTGGGCGGTCTTGAGTGTCTCTTCCGTAGCGCGACGAGGACTCGACGAACTTCTCGATGCTCTTTGGACCCAGAGTCGGCTTGCCGAGGCGGCCGACCGTGTCGACGACGACGAGGAGTGGTGGACCCCCTGA
- a CDS encoding carboxymuconolactone decarboxylase family protein, which produces MISSLTSDQAATVRLSAAVASRNEGSIREAMGVAKFVAPAVIEEVLLQSYLFLGYPLALNAIALWRSVSGAPAPTQAATDQDVWAERGHDVCSTVYGGQYEGLKNNVRALHPDLERWMIEEGYGKVLGRPGFSLVDRELNIVALLVVLGVPRQLYSHLRGALNAGAAPALVSEALDLSANFASDENRRIAVETWEAVRARSRGN; this is translated from the coding sequence ATGATTTCGTCTTTGACGTCGGACCAGGCAGCCACGGTACGCCTCAGCGCAGCCGTCGCTTCCCGGAACGAAGGCTCTATCAGAGAGGCGATGGGCGTGGCAAAGTTCGTCGCCCCTGCAGTGATTGAAGAGGTTCTCCTGCAGAGTTACCTCTTCCTGGGTTATCCCTTGGCGTTGAACGCGATTGCGCTTTGGCGCTCAGTAAGTGGCGCGCCTGCCCCAACCCAGGCTGCAACGGATCAGGACGTCTGGGCGGAACGCGGACATGACGTGTGTTCGACCGTATACGGCGGTCAGTACGAGGGGCTGAAGAACAACGTTCGTGCGCTGCATCCCGACCTGGAGCGTTGGATGATCGAGGAGGGGTACGGAAAGGTGTTGGGACGGCCGGGCTTCTCCTTGGTAGACAGAGAGTTGAACATTGTCGCACTGTTGGTGGTGTTGGGTGTTCCGCGACAACTCTACTCGCATTTGCGAGGTGCTCTGAACGCAGGTGCGGCGCCCGCGCTGGTGTCCGAGGCATTAGACTTGTCGGCCAACTTCGCCTCCGACGAGAATCGTCGGATCGCTGTAGAGACGTGGGAAGCTGTGCGCGCCCGCTCCAGAGGAAATTGA
- a CDS encoding asparaginase encodes MGVVEVVRGAAVESRHNVHVVVSDSQGAVVASVGDPTGLTYYRSAAKPIQALPLVEEGIADRFGLSTEELALCCASHEGEPAHVAGARSILEKAGVSEDLLRCGPHLPFSPAASRAVIESGEAAERIHNNCSGKHAGMLALAVGMGWDPVDYHEAAHPVQARMLTEVERWTGLDASQIPSGIDGCGILCFAVPLNKMAESMARFSDAARQGEPAARIVSAMTEHPFMVGGTGRTCTDVMAQADGRAFVKLGAEGVYVGGIPAQGLGFAIKVQDGGRRAVEVALIQTLADLDVLSGDDVAALAQHGNPDVSNTCDEVVGEVRSAFSLRVGGI; translated from the coding sequence ATGGGCGTAGTCGAAGTCGTACGCGGCGCCGCGGTCGAATCACGGCACAACGTGCATGTCGTTGTTTCGGATTCCCAGGGCGCCGTCGTAGCGAGCGTGGGAGATCCCACCGGGTTGACGTACTACCGGTCAGCGGCCAAACCCATCCAGGCGCTCCCACTGGTGGAAGAGGGCATCGCGGACCGGTTCGGCCTGTCGACTGAGGAGTTGGCCCTGTGCTGCGCATCACACGAAGGTGAGCCAGCGCACGTGGCTGGGGCACGTTCGATCTTGGAAAAAGCGGGGGTGAGTGAGGACCTGCTCCGCTGCGGACCGCACCTGCCGTTTTCGCCTGCTGCCTCACGCGCCGTGATCGAGTCCGGTGAAGCCGCTGAGAGAATTCATAACAACTGCTCGGGGAAACACGCCGGCATGCTCGCGCTCGCGGTCGGGATGGGGTGGGACCCCGTGGACTACCACGAAGCGGCGCACCCCGTGCAAGCACGAATGCTGACAGAGGTGGAACGGTGGACCGGCCTGGACGCCTCTCAGATCCCATCGGGTATCGACGGGTGCGGCATCCTTTGTTTCGCAGTCCCGCTGAACAAGATGGCAGAGTCGATGGCGCGCTTCTCCGACGCTGCCCGGCAGGGTGAGCCCGCGGCGCGTATCGTGTCGGCAATGACTGAACACCCCTTCATGGTCGGGGGAACAGGCCGGACCTGTACAGACGTGATGGCCCAAGCGGATGGCCGAGCTTTTGTGAAGCTCGGAGCAGAGGGCGTGTACGTGGGGGGGATTCCCGCCCAGGGACTCGGCTTTGCGATCAAAGTGCAGGACGGCGGCCGGCGTGCGGTCGAGGTTGCTCTGATCCAAACGCTCGCGGATCTGGATGTGCTCTCCGGTGACGATGTGGCAGCACTCGCGCAGCATGGGAATCCGGATGTCTCGAACACGTGCGACGAGGTGGTCGGTGAGGTGCGTTCTGCGTTTTCGCTCCGGGTGGGCGGGATATGA